A section of the Eriocheir sinensis breed Jianghai 21 chromosome 40, ASM2467909v1, whole genome shotgun sequence genome encodes:
- the LOC127009276 gene encoding transcription elongation factor SPT5-like has product MSESDASYHSDSEAEKSGPGSDSEGETRRSRSRSVSHGRSASRSRSGSGSRSRSRSRSGSRSRSRSRSRSHSRSRSRSRSRSVRSDEAMEARSGEEEISGDEEPADGEDLVNSGYDSEEDEEDERHVKKRRKKGVVSDYFLEEAEVDDDEGEDDEDEEVDDYDLLANEKDEVGVTAREIEANRRAHSVWDNEREEEIEEYYRRKYAEETSAAMRFGEGGEEMSDEITQQTLLPGVKDPNLWMVKCRIGEEKVTCLQLIRKMFAYQFTDDPLQIKSVVAPEGVKGYIYIEAYKQSHVKSAMEGISNLRLGIWRQTMVPINQMTDVLRVVKEVPTLKRGAWVRLKRGIFKDDLAQVDYVDASQNTVHLKLIPRIDYTRMRGALKSSQPENDLKRKKPRRPAQKLFDTDAIRAIGGEVTQDGDFLIFEANRYTHKGYLYKSFAISAIVADGVKPTLSELEKFEEQSLADMELTTTGREDEGHSFAPGDNVEVVDGELMNLMGAVTRVDGNKITIFPKHEDLKDELEFLAHELKKYFNQGDHVKVIAGRYEGDTGLIVRVEENMIVLFSDLTMHELKVLPRDLQLCADVATGVDSLGQFQWGDLVSLDAQTVGVIVRLEKENFQVLNMHGKLVHVKPQAVHKKKENRRAMALDSEQSTIQVKDIVKVIDGPHSGRQGEIRHLYRNFAFLHSKIMIENGGIFVCKTRHLSQAGGGKSSGGGLGGGGLGMGMGFMSPRLSSPGHSTGGQSERGDHGGSGGGGGGGGGGFGERGRGRGRGRGAGRDRGIIGQTIKITQGPYKGHVGIVKDATDTTVRVELHSKCQTIIVDRSRVSVVGSASAKAGSFTSYTRTPTWGGSTTPMYGNTGSRTPMYGSQTPQYDGSRTPHYGSMTPSHDGSATPGRQSAWDPTITNTPARHSEFDDYSFDEASPSPAYNPGTPGYQSDAGQGPYTPQTPGTVYSSDHNYSPYQPEPSPSGYQPAGGSPAAYVGTPSPGTGYQGSPSPVSGYASPSPLASFSPMTPGAASPYNPQTPGAGMDTLGMHDWQTADIEVRIKETHDDSGLIGQTGVIRGVSGGMCSVFLPEEERVVNILGEHLEPVTPAQFDRVKVIFGEEREQTGSLLSIDHNEGVVKLDHADVKMLQLRYLCKMK; this is encoded by the exons ATGTCAGAAAGCGATGCAAGTTATCACTCAGATTCTGAGGCAGAGAAGTCTGGTCCAGGAAGTGACAGTGAG GGAGAAACTAGAAGGAGTCGCAGCCGAAGTGTGAGCCATGGCCGCTCTGCAAGCAGAAGTCGCAGTGGCAGCGGTAGTCGCAGCCGCAGCCGCAGCAGATCTGGCAGCAGAAGCAGGAGTCGGAGCAGAAGCAGGAGTCACagcagaagcagaagtagaagtagaagtcgCTCTGTTAGGTCAGATGAGGCCATGGAAGCTCGCagtggagaagaagagataagTGGGGATGAAGAACCAGCAGATGGCGAAGATCTTGTAAATTCA GGTTATGAcagtgaagaagatgaagaggatgagaggcatgtaaaaaagcgaagaaagaaaggagtagtaTCTGATTACTTCTTGGAGGAGGCtgaagttgatgatgatgagggggaagatgatgaggatgaagag GTTGATGATTATGACCTCTTGgctaatgaaaaagatgaagtggGTGTCACTGCCCGGGAGATTGAAGCCAACCGAAGAGCACACAGTGTTTGGGA taatgaaagagaagaagaaattgaagaataTTATCGTCGCAAATATGCTGAAGAGACTTCTGCTGCCATGCGCTTtggagaaggaggcgaagaaatGAGCGATGAAATCACTCAGCAAACTCTCTTGCCAGGTGTAAA AGACCCAAATTTGTGGATGGTGAAGTGTCGTATTGGTGAAGAAAAGGTGACTTGTTTACAGTTGATTCGCAAGATGTTTGCATACCAGTTTACAGATGATCCTCTCCAGATCAAGTCTGTAGTGGCCCCAGAAGGTGTGAAGGGATACATTTATATTGAAGCCTACAAGCAGTCCCATGTTAAATCAGCAATGGAAGGAATATCTAACCTGCGGCTGGGCATATGGAGACAAACT ATGGTGCCAATCAATCAAATGACAGACGTGCTGCGTGTGGTGAAGGAGGTGCCTACACTGAAGCGAGGGGCGTGGGTCAGGCTGAAGAGAG GGATCTTCAAGGACGACTTGGCACAAGTTGATTATGTGGATGCATCACAGAACACAGTTCACCTCAAGCTTATTCCTCGCATTGATTACACACGCATGCGAGGAGCTCTGAA ATCCAGTCAGCCAGAAAATGATCTCAAAAGGAAGAAACCCAGACGACCTGCCCAGAAGCTGTTTGACACTGATGCTATTCGTGCCATTGGTGGTGAGGTCACTCAGGATGGTGATTTCCTCATTTTTGAAGCTAATCGTTACACTCACAAGGGATATTTATATAAATCATTTGCCATCTCGGCAATTGTAGCAGATGGAGTAAAGCCAACACTAAGTGAACTTGAGAAATTTGAGGAGCAAAGTCTAGCAGACATGGAG CTTACCACAACTGGTCGTGAAGATGAAGGCCACAGCTTTGCTCCAGGTGACAATGTTGAAGTGGTTGACGGTGAATTGATGAACCTGATGGGCGCTGTGACACGCGTTGATGGAAACAAGATTACGATTTTCCCCAAACATGAAGATCTGAAGGATGAATTGGAATTCCTTGCCCATGAGCTAAAGAAATACTTTAACCAAGGTGACCACGTGAAAGTCATTGCAGGAAGATACGAAGGGGACACAGGACTCATTGTCAGAGTAGAAGAAAATATGATTGTTCTCTTCTCTGACTTGACAATGCATGAACTGAAG GTACTGCCACGAGACCTACAGCTTTGTGCTGATGTTGCCACTGGAGTCGACTCTCTTGGACAGTTTCAGTGGGGAGACCTGGTATCCCTTGA TGCCCAGACTGTAGGTGTGATCGTGAGACTCGAAAAGGAAAATTTTCAAGTTTTGAACATGCATGGCAAGCTTGTCCATGTCAAACCTCAGGCTGtgcacaagaaaaaggaaaacagacgtGCCATGGCTTTGGATTCTGAACAGAGTACAATTCAAGTGAAGGACATTGTGAAAGTTATTGATGGTCCGCATTCA GGTCGACAAGGTGAAATACGACATCTGTATCGAAACTTTGCCTTCTTGCATTCCAAGATAATGATTGAAAATGGTGGAATATTTGTTTGCAAGACGAGGCATTTGTCCCAAGCTGGCGGAGGAAAG TCAAGTGGAGGTGGGCTAGGTGGAGGGGGCCTTGGCATGGGCATGGGCTTCATGTCTCCACGGCTGTCCTCACCCGGCCACTCCACAGGGGGTCAAAGTGAACGAGGTGACCACGgaggttcaggaggaggaggaggagggggaggaggaggctttggTGAGCGAGGTCGTGgtcgtggaagaggaagaggagcaggcagGGACAGAGGTATCATTGGCCAGACCATCAAGATCACACAGGGACCATACAAAG GCCACGTTGGTATTGTCAAGGATGCAACAGATACTACCGTCCGTGTTGAGCTGCACTCCAAGTGTCAGACCATCATTGTCGATCGTTCCCGTGTATCTGTTGTTGGGTCCGCAAGCGCCAAGGCTGGATCTTTCACTTCATACACACGCACACCAACATGGGGTGGAAGTACAACACCCATGTATGGCAACACTGGATCTCGCACTCCTATGTATGGCTCACAGACACCACAGTACGATGGTTCCCGTACCCCACATTATGGGAGCATGACACCTTCACACGATGGATCAGCAACTCCTGGCAG ACAATCAGCCTGGgaccccaccatcaccaacactccTGCTCGCCACTCTGAGTTTGATGATTACTCCTTTGATGAAGCTTCCCCGTCACCAGCATATAATCCAG GAACTCCAGGCTACCAGTCAGATGCAGGTCAGGGTCCCTACACACCCCAGACCCCAGGCACAGTGTACAGTTCTGACCACAACTACAGCCCCTACCAGCCTGAACCATCCCCTTCTGGATACCAGC CGGCTGGTGGCAGTCCTGCAGCATATGTTGGCACACCAAGCCCAGGCACTGGTTATCAAGGTTCTCCATCTCCTGTGTCTGGCtatgcctcaccatcaccactggcTTCCTTCAGCCCTATGACACCAGGAGCAGCATCACCATATAATCCTCAAACACCAGGGGCTG GTATGGATACACTTGGCATGCATGACTGGCAGACAGCAGACATTGAAGTAAGAATCAAGGAGACACACGATGATTCGGGTCTGATTGGCCAGACTGGCGTCATCCGGGGAGTGTCG GGTGGGATGTGCTCGGTGTTCTTACCAGAAGAAGAACGTGTTGTTAATATTCTTGGTGAACATCTAGAACCTGTAACACCAGCCCAGTTTGACCGTGTAAAA GTGATCTTTGGTGAAGAACGTGAACAGACAGGCAGCCTACTATCCATTGATCATAATGAGGGTGTGGTGAAGCTTGACCATGCTGATGTGAAGATGTTGCAGCTACGCTATCTTTGCAAAATGAAATAA
- the LOC127009278 gene encoding DEAD-box helicase Dbp80-like, translated as MGDDWAKAAEDQETKDLVVKVDDLKLQKTEEKEEPKDADAKEESKPEPTETPQKPETSEKSETSEENVTPAELSMLRKVMRKGIVQTKNKVEILRADPKNPLHSVKSFEALDLRKELLQGIYEMGFRLPSKIQEVSLPTLLAEPPMNMIAQSQSGTGKTAAFSLAMLSRIDPSKKCTQGLILSPTMELALQTVECVRMMGKYCTDITIRSAVKGDMVPRGQRVTEHIVIGTPGKVVDWVAKYRCLDLRTCKVFVLDEADVMIATQGHQDQSVRIHKQLPESCQMMLFSATYDDEVVKFAHAIITNPVTLRLRREEETLENIRQMYVECNSEEEKYQAISNIFSIPVGSAMFFCHTKANAVWLANRLKEDGNQVALLTGDLTPDERVQVLLRFREGAERVLICTNVLARGIDVDSVNLVVNYDLPRLYGTSRADCDTYLHRIGRTGRFGKTGNAINIVDGREDLRLLREIEQHFNNKIIKLDYSNIEEIEKLGED; from the exons ATGGGAGACGACTGGGCCAAGGCTGCGGAGGACCAGGAAACCAAGGACTTAGTGGTGAAG GTTGATGATTTAAAACTTCAgaagactgaagaaaaagaagagcccAAAGATGCAGAtgcaaaggaagaaagtaaacctGAGCCTACAGAAACACCTCAAAAACCTGAAACATCTGAAAAATCTGAAACATCTGAAGAAAATGTTACTCCAGCTGAGCTTTCCATGCTGAGGAAGGTCATGAGGAAAGGCATTGTTCAAACTAAAAACAAAGTTGAGATATTACGAGCAGACCCTAAGAATCCACTACACAGTGTAAAGAGTTTTGAAGCTTTGGATCTTCGTAAAGAACTTCTTCAGGGAATTTATGAAATGGGATTTAGACTCCCTTCTAAGATTCAAGAAGTATCCCTTCCAACACTCTTGGCTGAACC ACCTATGAACATGATTGCACAATCACAATCAGGAACGGGCAAGACAGCAGCATTCAGCTTGGCCATGCTAAGTCGCATTGATCCTAGTAAAAAATGTACTCAG GGTCTTATTTTGTCTCCAACAATGGAACTGGCCTTGCAAACAGTGGAGTGTGTCAGAATGATGGGCAAATACTGCACAGACATCACCATTCGTTCTGCTGTGAAGGGAGATATGG ttccACGTGGGCAGAGAGTTACGGAGCACATTGTTATAGGAACACCAGGCAAGGTTGTGGATTGGGTTGCTAAGTACCGGTGCCTTGACCTGCGAACCTGCAAAGTGTTTGTCCTGGATGAAGCTGATGTGATGATTGCCACCCAAGGCCACCAG GATCAGTCTGTGCGAATTCACAAGCAGCTGCCGGAAAGTTGTCAGATGATGTTGTTTTCAGCCACATATGATGATGAAGTTGTGAAATTTGCACATGCCATCATCACAAACCCTGTTACTCTCCGCCTACGCAGGGAAGAGGAAACCCTAGAAAACATTAGACAG ATGTATGTGGAGTGTAacagtgaagaagagaaataccAAGCCATTAGCAACATTTTCTCCATCCCGGTTGGTAGTGCCATGTTCTTTTGTCACACAAAAGCCAATGCTGTTTGGTTGGCAAATAGGCTAAAAGAAGATGGAAACCAAGTTGCCCTGTTAACAG GTGACCTGACTCCTGATGAACGAGTGCAGGTGCTTCTTCGTTTCCGAGAAGGAGCTGAGAGAGTCCTTATTTGCACTAATGTTCTGGCTCGAGGAATTGATGTGGACTCA gTCAATCTTGTAGTCAACTATGACCTTCCACGACTGTACGGCACCAGCAGGGCTGATTGTGACACTTACCTCCACCGCATTGGTCGCACTGGTCGCTTTGGCAAGACTGGCAATGCTATTAATATTGTTGATGGCAGGGAAGATCTTCGTCTGCTGAGGGAAATTGAGCAGCATTTCA ataacaaaataattaaattggaCTACAGTAACattgaagaaatagaaaagcTTGGAGAAGACTAA